A genome region from Vulpes lagopus strain Blue_001 chromosome 7, ASM1834538v1, whole genome shotgun sequence includes the following:
- the KCNN1 gene encoding small conductance calcium-activated potassium channel protein 1 isoform X3, translated as MHPPPPPARPPPGPAPAVCCPPRPRPRPRAPREGLRPRGTLSPPASSARGSRALQVSAGAQSLSHAGPRVAYSEPNPGTHIVMNSHSHNGCGGRPLGSGLGALGRDPSEPEASHPPQPPPGPGLQVVVAKSEPARPSPGSPRGQPQDQEEEEDDEEDEAGRRRDSGKTPNVGHRLGHRRALFEKRKRLSDYALIFGMFGIVVMVTETELSWGVYTKESLYSFALKCLISLSTVILLGLVVLYHAREIQLFMVDNGADDWRIAMTCERVFLISLELAVCAIHPVPGHYRFTWTARLAFTYAPSAAEADVDVLLSVPMFLRLYLLGRVMLLHSKIFTDASSRSIGALNKITFNTRFVMKTLMTICPGTVLLVFSISSWIIAAWTVRVCERENMYHDKQEVTSNFLGAMWLISITFLSIGYGDMVPHTYCGKGVCLLTGIMGAGCTALVVAVVARKLELTKAEKHVHNFMMDTQLTKRVKNAAANVLRETWLIYKHTRLVKKPDHARVRKHQRKFLQAIHQLRSVKIEQGKLNDQANTLADLAKTQNVLYDLMSELHAQHEELEARLAALEGRLDALGASLQALPGLIAQAIRPPPPPLPPRPGLGPLDQAARSPPCQWPPVAPSDCG; from the exons GTCAGCGCAGGAGCCCAGTCACTGAGCCATGCTGGGCCCCGGGTGGCCTACAGCGAGCCCAACCCCGGCACCCACATAGTCATGAACAGCCACAGCCACAATGGCTGTGGGGGGCGGCCGCTGGGCAGTGGGCTGGGTGCCCTGGGCAGAGACCCTTCAGAGCCCGAGGCCAgccaccccccccagcccccacctggaCCAGGCCTCCAGGTGGTGGTGGCCAAGAGCGAGCCAGCCCGGCCTTCACCTGGCAGTCCCCGGGGGCAGCCCCAGGaccaggaagaagaagaagacgatgAAGAGGAtgaggcaggcaggaggagggactCAGGGAAGACCCCAAATGTGGGCCACCGCCTGGGCCATCGGCGGGCACTCTTTGAGAAGCGGAAGCGCCTCAGCGACTATGCCCTCATCTTCGGCATGTTCGGCATTGTTGTGATGGTGACCGAGACGGAGCTATCCTGGGGGGTCTACACCAAG GAGTCCCTGTACTCATTTGCACTCAAATGCCTCATCAGCCTCTCTACAGTCATCCTGCTGGGCCTGGTCGTCCTCTACCACGCCCGGGAGATCCAG CTGTTCATGGTGGATAACGGGGCAGATGACTGGCGCATCGCCATGACGTGCGAGCGCGTGTTCCTCATCTCTCTGGAGCTAGCCGTGTGCGCCATCCACCCGGTGCCCGGCCACTACCGCTTCACGTGGACGGCCCGCCTGGCCTTCACATACGCGCCGTCGGCGGCTGAGGCCGACGTGGATGTGCTGCTGTCCGTCCCCATGTTCCTGCGCCTCTACCTGTTGGGCCGCGTCATGCTGCTACACAGCAAGATATTCACGGACGCTTCCAGCCGCAGCATCGGCGCGCTCAACAAGATCACCTTCAACACGCGCTTCGTCATGAAGACGCTCATGACCATCTGCCCCGGCACCGTGCTGCTAGTCTTCAGCATCTCCTCCTGGATCATCGCTGCCTGGACCGTGCGAGTCTGTGAGAG GGAAAACAT GTACCACGACAAGCAGGAAGTGACCAGCAACTTTTTGGGGGCCATGTGGCTCATCTCCATCACCTTCCTCTCCATCGGCTATGGTGACATGGTGCCCCACACCTACTGCGGGAAGGGCGTGTGTCTGCTCACTGGCATCATG GGGGCCGGCTGCACAGCACTCGTGGTGGCCGTGGTGGCCCGGAAACTGGAGCTCACCAAGGCAGAGAAGCATGTGCACAACTTCATGATGGACACTCAGCTCACCAAGCGG GTAAAAAATGCCGCTGCTAACGTTCTCAGGGAGACGTGGCTCATCTACAAACACACCAGGCTGGTGAAGAAGCCAGACCACGCCCGGGTTCGGAAACACCAGCGTAAGTTCCTCCAAGCCATCCATCA GCTCCGGAGTGTGAAGATTGAGCAGGGGAAGCTGAATGACCAGGCCAACACGCTCGCCGACCTGGCCAAG ACCCAGAATGTCCTATACGACCTCATGTCCGAGCTGCACGCCCAGCACGAGGAGCTTGAGGCCCGCCTGGCTGCCCTCGAAGGCCGTCTGGATGCCCTGGGCGCCTCCCTGCAGGCCCTGCCCGGCCTCATCGCCCAAGCCATACGcccgcccccaccacccctgccgCCCCGGCCTGGCCTCGGACCCCTGGACCAGGCAGCCCGGAGCCCCCCGTGCCAGTGGCCCCCCGTGGCCCCTTCAGACTGTGGGTGA
- the KCNN1 gene encoding small conductance calcium-activated potassium channel protein 1 isoform X5: MHPPPPPARPPPGPAPAVCCPPRPRPRPRAPREGLRPRGTLSPPASSARGSRALQVSAGAQSLSHAGPRVAYSEPNPGTHIVMNSHSHNGCGGRPLGSGLGALGRDPSEPEASHPPQPPPGPGLQVVVAKSEPARPSPGSPRGQPQDQEEEEDDEEDEAGRRRDSGKTPNVGHRLGHRRALFEKRKRLSDYALIFGMFGIVVMVTETELSWGVYTKLFMVDNGADDWRIAMTCERVFLISLELAVCAIHPVPGHYRFTWTARLAFTYAPSAAEADVDVLLSVPMFLRLYLLGRVMLLHSKIFTDASSRSIGALNKITFNTRFVMKTLMTICPGTVLLVFSISSWIIAAWTVRVCERENMYHDKQEVTSNFLGAMWLISITFLSIGYGDMVPHTYCGKGVCLLTGIMGAGCTALVVAVVARKLELTKAEKHVHNFMMDTQLTKRVKNAAANVLRETWLIYKHTRLVKKPDHARVRKHQRKFLQAIHQAQKLRSVKIEQGKLNDQANTLADLAKTQNVLYDLMSELHAQHEELEARLAALEGRLDALGASLQALPGLIAQAIRPPPPPLPPRPGLGPLDQAARSPPCQWPPVAPSDCG, from the exons GTCAGCGCAGGAGCCCAGTCACTGAGCCATGCTGGGCCCCGGGTGGCCTACAGCGAGCCCAACCCCGGCACCCACATAGTCATGAACAGCCACAGCCACAATGGCTGTGGGGGGCGGCCGCTGGGCAGTGGGCTGGGTGCCCTGGGCAGAGACCCTTCAGAGCCCGAGGCCAgccaccccccccagcccccacctggaCCAGGCCTCCAGGTGGTGGTGGCCAAGAGCGAGCCAGCCCGGCCTTCACCTGGCAGTCCCCGGGGGCAGCCCCAGGaccaggaagaagaagaagacgatgAAGAGGAtgaggcaggcaggaggagggactCAGGGAAGACCCCAAATGTGGGCCACCGCCTGGGCCATCGGCGGGCACTCTTTGAGAAGCGGAAGCGCCTCAGCGACTATGCCCTCATCTTCGGCATGTTCGGCATTGTTGTGATGGTGACCGAGACGGAGCTATCCTGGGGGGTCTACACCAAG CTGTTCATGGTGGATAACGGGGCAGATGACTGGCGCATCGCCATGACGTGCGAGCGCGTGTTCCTCATCTCTCTGGAGCTAGCCGTGTGCGCCATCCACCCGGTGCCCGGCCACTACCGCTTCACGTGGACGGCCCGCCTGGCCTTCACATACGCGCCGTCGGCGGCTGAGGCCGACGTGGATGTGCTGCTGTCCGTCCCCATGTTCCTGCGCCTCTACCTGTTGGGCCGCGTCATGCTGCTACACAGCAAGATATTCACGGACGCTTCCAGCCGCAGCATCGGCGCGCTCAACAAGATCACCTTCAACACGCGCTTCGTCATGAAGACGCTCATGACCATCTGCCCCGGCACCGTGCTGCTAGTCTTCAGCATCTCCTCCTGGATCATCGCTGCCTGGACCGTGCGAGTCTGTGAGAG GGAAAACAT GTACCACGACAAGCAGGAAGTGACCAGCAACTTTTTGGGGGCCATGTGGCTCATCTCCATCACCTTCCTCTCCATCGGCTATGGTGACATGGTGCCCCACACCTACTGCGGGAAGGGCGTGTGTCTGCTCACTGGCATCATG GGGGCCGGCTGCACAGCACTCGTGGTGGCCGTGGTGGCCCGGAAACTGGAGCTCACCAAGGCAGAGAAGCATGTGCACAACTTCATGATGGACACTCAGCTCACCAAGCGG GTAAAAAATGCCGCTGCTAACGTTCTCAGGGAGACGTGGCTCATCTACAAACACACCAGGCTGGTGAAGAAGCCAGACCACGCCCGGGTTCGGAAACACCAGCGTAAGTTCCTCCAAGCCATCCATCA AGCTCAGAA GCTCCGGAGTGTGAAGATTGAGCAGGGGAAGCTGAATGACCAGGCCAACACGCTCGCCGACCTGGCCAAG ACCCAGAATGTCCTATACGACCTCATGTCCGAGCTGCACGCCCAGCACGAGGAGCTTGAGGCCCGCCTGGCTGCCCTCGAAGGCCGTCTGGATGCCCTGGGCGCCTCCCTGCAGGCCCTGCCCGGCCTCATCGCCCAAGCCATACGcccgcccccaccacccctgccgCCCCGGCCTGGCCTCGGACCCCTGGACCAGGCAGCCCGGAGCCCCCCGTGCCAGTGGCCCCCCGTGGCCCCTTCAGACTGTGGGTGA
- the KCNN1 gene encoding small conductance calcium-activated potassium channel protein 1 isoform X2, whose translation MHPPPPPARPPPGPAPAVCCPPRPRPRPRAPREGLRPRGTLSPPASSARGSRALQVSAGAQSLSHAGPRVAYSEPNPGTHIVMNSHSHNGCGGRPLGSGLGALGRDPSEPEASHPPQPPPGPGLQVVVAKSEPARPSPGSPRGQPQDQEEEEDDEEDEAGRRRDSGKTPNVGHRLGHRRALFEKRKRLSDYALIFGMFGIVVMVTETELSWGVYTKESLYSFALKCLISLSTVILLGLVVLYHAREIQLFMVDNGADDWRIAMTCERVFLISLELAVCAIHPVPGHYRFTWTARLAFTYAPSAAEADVDVLLSVPMFLRLYLLGRVMLLHSKIFTDASSRSIGALNKITFNTRFVMKTLMTICPGTVLLVFSISSWIIAAWTVRVCERYHDKQEVTSNFLGAMWLISITFLSIGYGDMVPHTYCGKGVCLLTGIMGAGCTALVVAVVARKLELTKAEKHVHNFMMDTQLTKRVKNAAANVLRETWLIYKHTRLVKKPDHARVRKHQRKFLQAIHQAQKLRSVKIEQGKLNDQANTLADLAKTQNVLYDLMSELHAQHEELEARLAALEGRLDALGASLQALPGLIAQAIRPPPPPLPPRPGLGPLDQAARSPPCQWPPVAPSDCG comes from the exons GTCAGCGCAGGAGCCCAGTCACTGAGCCATGCTGGGCCCCGGGTGGCCTACAGCGAGCCCAACCCCGGCACCCACATAGTCATGAACAGCCACAGCCACAATGGCTGTGGGGGGCGGCCGCTGGGCAGTGGGCTGGGTGCCCTGGGCAGAGACCCTTCAGAGCCCGAGGCCAgccaccccccccagcccccacctggaCCAGGCCTCCAGGTGGTGGTGGCCAAGAGCGAGCCAGCCCGGCCTTCACCTGGCAGTCCCCGGGGGCAGCCCCAGGaccaggaagaagaagaagacgatgAAGAGGAtgaggcaggcaggaggagggactCAGGGAAGACCCCAAATGTGGGCCACCGCCTGGGCCATCGGCGGGCACTCTTTGAGAAGCGGAAGCGCCTCAGCGACTATGCCCTCATCTTCGGCATGTTCGGCATTGTTGTGATGGTGACCGAGACGGAGCTATCCTGGGGGGTCTACACCAAG GAGTCCCTGTACTCATTTGCACTCAAATGCCTCATCAGCCTCTCTACAGTCATCCTGCTGGGCCTGGTCGTCCTCTACCACGCCCGGGAGATCCAG CTGTTCATGGTGGATAACGGGGCAGATGACTGGCGCATCGCCATGACGTGCGAGCGCGTGTTCCTCATCTCTCTGGAGCTAGCCGTGTGCGCCATCCACCCGGTGCCCGGCCACTACCGCTTCACGTGGACGGCCCGCCTGGCCTTCACATACGCGCCGTCGGCGGCTGAGGCCGACGTGGATGTGCTGCTGTCCGTCCCCATGTTCCTGCGCCTCTACCTGTTGGGCCGCGTCATGCTGCTACACAGCAAGATATTCACGGACGCTTCCAGCCGCAGCATCGGCGCGCTCAACAAGATCACCTTCAACACGCGCTTCGTCATGAAGACGCTCATGACCATCTGCCCCGGCACCGTGCTGCTAGTCTTCAGCATCTCCTCCTGGATCATCGCTGCCTGGACCGTGCGAGTCTGTGAGAG GTACCACGACAAGCAGGAAGTGACCAGCAACTTTTTGGGGGCCATGTGGCTCATCTCCATCACCTTCCTCTCCATCGGCTATGGTGACATGGTGCCCCACACCTACTGCGGGAAGGGCGTGTGTCTGCTCACTGGCATCATG GGGGCCGGCTGCACAGCACTCGTGGTGGCCGTGGTGGCCCGGAAACTGGAGCTCACCAAGGCAGAGAAGCATGTGCACAACTTCATGATGGACACTCAGCTCACCAAGCGG GTAAAAAATGCCGCTGCTAACGTTCTCAGGGAGACGTGGCTCATCTACAAACACACCAGGCTGGTGAAGAAGCCAGACCACGCCCGGGTTCGGAAACACCAGCGTAAGTTCCTCCAAGCCATCCATCA AGCTCAGAA GCTCCGGAGTGTGAAGATTGAGCAGGGGAAGCTGAATGACCAGGCCAACACGCTCGCCGACCTGGCCAAG ACCCAGAATGTCCTATACGACCTCATGTCCGAGCTGCACGCCCAGCACGAGGAGCTTGAGGCCCGCCTGGCTGCCCTCGAAGGCCGTCTGGATGCCCTGGGCGCCTCCCTGCAGGCCCTGCCCGGCCTCATCGCCCAAGCCATACGcccgcccccaccacccctgccgCCCCGGCCTGGCCTCGGACCCCTGGACCAGGCAGCCCGGAGCCCCCCGTGCCAGTGGCCCCCCGTGGCCCCTTCAGACTGTGGGTGA
- the KCNN1 gene encoding small conductance calcium-activated potassium channel protein 1 isoform X1, with amino-acid sequence MHPPPPPARPPPGPAPAVCCPPRPRPRPRAPREGLRPRGTLSPPASSARGSRALQVSAGAQSLSHAGPRVAYSEPNPGTHIVMNSHSHNGCGGRPLGSGLGALGRDPSEPEASHPPQPPPGPGLQVVVAKSEPARPSPGSPRGQPQDQEEEEDDEEDEAGRRRDSGKTPNVGHRLGHRRALFEKRKRLSDYALIFGMFGIVVMVTETELSWGVYTKESLYSFALKCLISLSTVILLGLVVLYHAREIQLFMVDNGADDWRIAMTCERVFLISLELAVCAIHPVPGHYRFTWTARLAFTYAPSAAEADVDVLLSVPMFLRLYLLGRVMLLHSKIFTDASSRSIGALNKITFNTRFVMKTLMTICPGTVLLVFSISSWIIAAWTVRVCERENMYHDKQEVTSNFLGAMWLISITFLSIGYGDMVPHTYCGKGVCLLTGIMGAGCTALVVAVVARKLELTKAEKHVHNFMMDTQLTKRVKNAAANVLRETWLIYKHTRLVKKPDHARVRKHQRKFLQAIHQAQKLRSVKIEQGKLNDQANTLADLAKTQNVLYDLMSELHAQHEELEARLAALEGRLDALGASLQALPGLIAQAIRPPPPPLPPRPGLGPLDQAARSPPCQWPPVAPSDCG; translated from the exons GTCAGCGCAGGAGCCCAGTCACTGAGCCATGCTGGGCCCCGGGTGGCCTACAGCGAGCCCAACCCCGGCACCCACATAGTCATGAACAGCCACAGCCACAATGGCTGTGGGGGGCGGCCGCTGGGCAGTGGGCTGGGTGCCCTGGGCAGAGACCCTTCAGAGCCCGAGGCCAgccaccccccccagcccccacctggaCCAGGCCTCCAGGTGGTGGTGGCCAAGAGCGAGCCAGCCCGGCCTTCACCTGGCAGTCCCCGGGGGCAGCCCCAGGaccaggaagaagaagaagacgatgAAGAGGAtgaggcaggcaggaggagggactCAGGGAAGACCCCAAATGTGGGCCACCGCCTGGGCCATCGGCGGGCACTCTTTGAGAAGCGGAAGCGCCTCAGCGACTATGCCCTCATCTTCGGCATGTTCGGCATTGTTGTGATGGTGACCGAGACGGAGCTATCCTGGGGGGTCTACACCAAG GAGTCCCTGTACTCATTTGCACTCAAATGCCTCATCAGCCTCTCTACAGTCATCCTGCTGGGCCTGGTCGTCCTCTACCACGCCCGGGAGATCCAG CTGTTCATGGTGGATAACGGGGCAGATGACTGGCGCATCGCCATGACGTGCGAGCGCGTGTTCCTCATCTCTCTGGAGCTAGCCGTGTGCGCCATCCACCCGGTGCCCGGCCACTACCGCTTCACGTGGACGGCCCGCCTGGCCTTCACATACGCGCCGTCGGCGGCTGAGGCCGACGTGGATGTGCTGCTGTCCGTCCCCATGTTCCTGCGCCTCTACCTGTTGGGCCGCGTCATGCTGCTACACAGCAAGATATTCACGGACGCTTCCAGCCGCAGCATCGGCGCGCTCAACAAGATCACCTTCAACACGCGCTTCGTCATGAAGACGCTCATGACCATCTGCCCCGGCACCGTGCTGCTAGTCTTCAGCATCTCCTCCTGGATCATCGCTGCCTGGACCGTGCGAGTCTGTGAGAG GGAAAACAT GTACCACGACAAGCAGGAAGTGACCAGCAACTTTTTGGGGGCCATGTGGCTCATCTCCATCACCTTCCTCTCCATCGGCTATGGTGACATGGTGCCCCACACCTACTGCGGGAAGGGCGTGTGTCTGCTCACTGGCATCATG GGGGCCGGCTGCACAGCACTCGTGGTGGCCGTGGTGGCCCGGAAACTGGAGCTCACCAAGGCAGAGAAGCATGTGCACAACTTCATGATGGACACTCAGCTCACCAAGCGG GTAAAAAATGCCGCTGCTAACGTTCTCAGGGAGACGTGGCTCATCTACAAACACACCAGGCTGGTGAAGAAGCCAGACCACGCCCGGGTTCGGAAACACCAGCGTAAGTTCCTCCAAGCCATCCATCA AGCTCAGAA GCTCCGGAGTGTGAAGATTGAGCAGGGGAAGCTGAATGACCAGGCCAACACGCTCGCCGACCTGGCCAAG ACCCAGAATGTCCTATACGACCTCATGTCCGAGCTGCACGCCCAGCACGAGGAGCTTGAGGCCCGCCTGGCTGCCCTCGAAGGCCGTCTGGATGCCCTGGGCGCCTCCCTGCAGGCCCTGCCCGGCCTCATCGCCCAAGCCATACGcccgcccccaccacccctgccgCCCCGGCCTGGCCTCGGACCCCTGGACCAGGCAGCCCGGAGCCCCCCGTGCCAGTGGCCCCCCGTGGCCCCTTCAGACTGTGGGTGA
- the KCNN1 gene encoding small conductance calcium-activated potassium channel protein 1 isoform X6 — translation MNSHSHNGCGGRPLGSGLGALGRDPSEPEASHPPQPPPGPGLQVVVAKSEPARPSPGSPRGQPQDQEEEEDDEEDEAGRRRDSGKTPNVGHRLGHRRALFEKRKRLSDYALIFGMFGIVVMVTETELSWGVYTKESLYSFALKCLISLSTVILLGLVVLYHAREIQLFMVDNGADDWRIAMTCERVFLISLELAVCAIHPVPGHYRFTWTARLAFTYAPSAAEADVDVLLSVPMFLRLYLLGRVMLLHSKIFTDASSRSIGALNKITFNTRFVMKTLMTICPGTVLLVFSISSWIIAAWTVRVCERENMYHDKQEVTSNFLGAMWLISITFLSIGYGDMVPHTYCGKGVCLLTGIMGAGCTALVVAVVARKLELTKAEKHVHNFMMDTQLTKRVKNAAANVLRETWLIYKHTRLVKKPDHARVRKHQRKFLQAIHQAQKLRSVKIEQGKLNDQANTLADLAKTQNVLYDLMSELHAQHEELEARLAALEGRLDALGASLQALPGLIAQAIRPPPPPLPPRPGLGPLDQAARSPPCQWPPVAPSDCG, via the exons ATGAACAGCCACAGCCACAATGGCTGTGGGGGGCGGCCGCTGGGCAGTGGGCTGGGTGCCCTGGGCAGAGACCCTTCAGAGCCCGAGGCCAgccaccccccccagcccccacctggaCCAGGCCTCCAGGTGGTGGTGGCCAAGAGCGAGCCAGCCCGGCCTTCACCTGGCAGTCCCCGGGGGCAGCCCCAGGaccaggaagaagaagaagacgatgAAGAGGAtgaggcaggcaggaggagggactCAGGGAAGACCCCAAATGTGGGCCACCGCCTGGGCCATCGGCGGGCACTCTTTGAGAAGCGGAAGCGCCTCAGCGACTATGCCCTCATCTTCGGCATGTTCGGCATTGTTGTGATGGTGACCGAGACGGAGCTATCCTGGGGGGTCTACACCAAG GAGTCCCTGTACTCATTTGCACTCAAATGCCTCATCAGCCTCTCTACAGTCATCCTGCTGGGCCTGGTCGTCCTCTACCACGCCCGGGAGATCCAG CTGTTCATGGTGGATAACGGGGCAGATGACTGGCGCATCGCCATGACGTGCGAGCGCGTGTTCCTCATCTCTCTGGAGCTAGCCGTGTGCGCCATCCACCCGGTGCCCGGCCACTACCGCTTCACGTGGACGGCCCGCCTGGCCTTCACATACGCGCCGTCGGCGGCTGAGGCCGACGTGGATGTGCTGCTGTCCGTCCCCATGTTCCTGCGCCTCTACCTGTTGGGCCGCGTCATGCTGCTACACAGCAAGATATTCACGGACGCTTCCAGCCGCAGCATCGGCGCGCTCAACAAGATCACCTTCAACACGCGCTTCGTCATGAAGACGCTCATGACCATCTGCCCCGGCACCGTGCTGCTAGTCTTCAGCATCTCCTCCTGGATCATCGCTGCCTGGACCGTGCGAGTCTGTGAGAG GGAAAACAT GTACCACGACAAGCAGGAAGTGACCAGCAACTTTTTGGGGGCCATGTGGCTCATCTCCATCACCTTCCTCTCCATCGGCTATGGTGACATGGTGCCCCACACCTACTGCGGGAAGGGCGTGTGTCTGCTCACTGGCATCATG GGGGCCGGCTGCACAGCACTCGTGGTGGCCGTGGTGGCCCGGAAACTGGAGCTCACCAAGGCAGAGAAGCATGTGCACAACTTCATGATGGACACTCAGCTCACCAAGCGG GTAAAAAATGCCGCTGCTAACGTTCTCAGGGAGACGTGGCTCATCTACAAACACACCAGGCTGGTGAAGAAGCCAGACCACGCCCGGGTTCGGAAACACCAGCGTAAGTTCCTCCAAGCCATCCATCA AGCTCAGAA GCTCCGGAGTGTGAAGATTGAGCAGGGGAAGCTGAATGACCAGGCCAACACGCTCGCCGACCTGGCCAAG ACCCAGAATGTCCTATACGACCTCATGTCCGAGCTGCACGCCCAGCACGAGGAGCTTGAGGCCCGCCTGGCTGCCCTCGAAGGCCGTCTGGATGCCCTGGGCGCCTCCCTGCAGGCCCTGCCCGGCCTCATCGCCCAAGCCATACGcccgcccccaccacccctgccgCCCCGGCCTGGCCTCGGACCCCTGGACCAGGCAGCCCGGAGCCCCCCGTGCCAGTGGCCCCCCGTGGCCCCTTCAGACTGTGGGTGA
- the KCNN1 gene encoding small conductance calcium-activated potassium channel protein 1 isoform X4 has protein sequence MHPPPPPARPPPGPAPAVCCPPRPRPRPRAPREGLRPRGTLSPPASSARGSRALQVSAGAQSLSHAGPRVAYSEPNPGTHIVMNSHSHNGCGGRPLGSGLGALGRDPSEPEASHPPQPPPGPGLQVVVAKSEPARPSPGSPRGQPQDQEEEEDDEEDEAGRRRDSGKTPNVGHRLGHRRALFEKRKRLSDYALIFGMFGIVVMVTETELSWGVYTKESLYSFALKCLISLSTVILLGLVVLYHAREIQLFMVDNGADDWRIAMTCERVFLISLELAVCAIHPVPGHYRFTWTARLAFTYAPSAAEADVDVLLSVPMFLRLYLLGRVMLLHSKIFTDASSRSIGALNKITFNTRFVMKTLMTICPGTVLLVFSISSWIIAAWTVRVCERYHDKQEVTSNFLGAMWLISITFLSIGYGDMVPHTYCGKGVCLLTGIMGAGCTALVVAVVARKLELTKAEKHVHNFMMDTQLTKRVKNAAANVLRETWLIYKHTRLVKKPDHARVRKHQRKFLQAIHQLRSVKIEQGKLNDQANTLADLAKTQNVLYDLMSELHAQHEELEARLAALEGRLDALGASLQALPGLIAQAIRPPPPPLPPRPGLGPLDQAARSPPCQWPPVAPSDCG, from the exons GTCAGCGCAGGAGCCCAGTCACTGAGCCATGCTGGGCCCCGGGTGGCCTACAGCGAGCCCAACCCCGGCACCCACATAGTCATGAACAGCCACAGCCACAATGGCTGTGGGGGGCGGCCGCTGGGCAGTGGGCTGGGTGCCCTGGGCAGAGACCCTTCAGAGCCCGAGGCCAgccaccccccccagcccccacctggaCCAGGCCTCCAGGTGGTGGTGGCCAAGAGCGAGCCAGCCCGGCCTTCACCTGGCAGTCCCCGGGGGCAGCCCCAGGaccaggaagaagaagaagacgatgAAGAGGAtgaggcaggcaggaggagggactCAGGGAAGACCCCAAATGTGGGCCACCGCCTGGGCCATCGGCGGGCACTCTTTGAGAAGCGGAAGCGCCTCAGCGACTATGCCCTCATCTTCGGCATGTTCGGCATTGTTGTGATGGTGACCGAGACGGAGCTATCCTGGGGGGTCTACACCAAG GAGTCCCTGTACTCATTTGCACTCAAATGCCTCATCAGCCTCTCTACAGTCATCCTGCTGGGCCTGGTCGTCCTCTACCACGCCCGGGAGATCCAG CTGTTCATGGTGGATAACGGGGCAGATGACTGGCGCATCGCCATGACGTGCGAGCGCGTGTTCCTCATCTCTCTGGAGCTAGCCGTGTGCGCCATCCACCCGGTGCCCGGCCACTACCGCTTCACGTGGACGGCCCGCCTGGCCTTCACATACGCGCCGTCGGCGGCTGAGGCCGACGTGGATGTGCTGCTGTCCGTCCCCATGTTCCTGCGCCTCTACCTGTTGGGCCGCGTCATGCTGCTACACAGCAAGATATTCACGGACGCTTCCAGCCGCAGCATCGGCGCGCTCAACAAGATCACCTTCAACACGCGCTTCGTCATGAAGACGCTCATGACCATCTGCCCCGGCACCGTGCTGCTAGTCTTCAGCATCTCCTCCTGGATCATCGCTGCCTGGACCGTGCGAGTCTGTGAGAG GTACCACGACAAGCAGGAAGTGACCAGCAACTTTTTGGGGGCCATGTGGCTCATCTCCATCACCTTCCTCTCCATCGGCTATGGTGACATGGTGCCCCACACCTACTGCGGGAAGGGCGTGTGTCTGCTCACTGGCATCATG GGGGCCGGCTGCACAGCACTCGTGGTGGCCGTGGTGGCCCGGAAACTGGAGCTCACCAAGGCAGAGAAGCATGTGCACAACTTCATGATGGACACTCAGCTCACCAAGCGG GTAAAAAATGCCGCTGCTAACGTTCTCAGGGAGACGTGGCTCATCTACAAACACACCAGGCTGGTGAAGAAGCCAGACCACGCCCGGGTTCGGAAACACCAGCGTAAGTTCCTCCAAGCCATCCATCA GCTCCGGAGTGTGAAGATTGAGCAGGGGAAGCTGAATGACCAGGCCAACACGCTCGCCGACCTGGCCAAG ACCCAGAATGTCCTATACGACCTCATGTCCGAGCTGCACGCCCAGCACGAGGAGCTTGAGGCCCGCCTGGCTGCCCTCGAAGGCCGTCTGGATGCCCTGGGCGCCTCCCTGCAGGCCCTGCCCGGCCTCATCGCCCAAGCCATACGcccgcccccaccacccctgccgCCCCGGCCTGGCCTCGGACCCCTGGACCAGGCAGCCCGGAGCCCCCCGTGCCAGTGGCCCCCCGTGGCCCCTTCAGACTGTGGGTGA